From a region of the Synechococcus sp. PCC 7335 genome:
- a CDS encoding DsrE family protein, with protein sequence MTTKPKDGVFIHVSRGAESAQRVLMALTLAEKMSENKDVLLFFDIKGVEVPLKDAESIELKSFESSQTLLTRLIEKGVSICICPMCLKAADLTPESLLPGVRLAEKEAFFEFTQGRILSLDY encoded by the coding sequence ATGACTACGAAACCTAAAGACGGTGTATTCATTCACGTTAGCCGAGGTGCTGAATCTGCTCAGCGCGTTTTGATGGCCCTCACACTGGCTGAAAAGATGTCCGAGAATAAAGATGTCCTGCTCTTTTTTGATATTAAAGGGGTCGAAGTCCCGTTAAAAGATGCAGAGTCAATTGAACTCAAGTCGTTTGAATCTAGCCAAACGCTGCTGACCAGATTGATCGAGAAAGGCGTGAGTATCTGCATTTGTCCAATGTGCCTAAAGGCTGCCGATCTTACGCCAGAGTCTCTACTTCCGGGGGTTCGCTTAGCTGAGAAAGAAGCTTTTTTTGAATTTACGCAGGGGCGAATTTTATCGTTGGACTATTAA